The following are encoded together in the Streptomyces sp. NBC_00341 genome:
- a CDS encoding Gfo/Idh/MocA family oxidoreductase, producing the protein MRIGLIGTGRIGSFHAGVLSRHPSVDALVVTDKDPARAAEVARRTGAVTAGSAAAVFDAGVDAVVIASATAAHAELIGRAARAGVPAFCEKPVALDLAGTLAALRETREAGSVLQLGFMRRFDAGYVAARSAVRGGELGRLHTVRTVTSDPAPPPAAYLPLSGGLYRDCLIHDFDMVRWVTGREVARVYATGSDAGPAMFREAGDVDTAAALLTLDDGTLVTATATRCNGAGYDVRMELAGELDQLAVGLDDRTPLTSAEPQGPAAPAKPWPGFLERFAPAYEAELDAFVRLVRGEAANPCDGREALHALRVAEACEVSRRERRPVELAEIPGG; encoded by the coding sequence ATGCGCATCGGACTCATCGGCACCGGCCGGATCGGCTCCTTCCACGCGGGCGTGCTGTCCCGCCACCCCTCGGTGGACGCCCTGGTGGTGACGGACAAGGACCCGGCCCGCGCGGCGGAGGTCGCGCGCCGGACCGGAGCGGTCACCGCCGGCTCCGCCGCGGCGGTGTTCGACGCGGGCGTGGACGCCGTGGTGATCGCCTCGGCCACCGCGGCGCACGCCGAGCTGATCGGCCGGGCCGCCCGCGCCGGGGTGCCCGCGTTCTGCGAGAAGCCCGTCGCCCTCGACCTGGCGGGCACGCTGGCCGCGCTGCGCGAGACGCGGGAGGCCGGGAGCGTGCTCCAGCTCGGGTTCATGCGACGGTTCGACGCGGGGTACGTGGCGGCGCGCTCGGCCGTGCGCGGCGGGGAGCTCGGCCGGCTGCACACCGTGCGGACGGTGACCTCCGACCCGGCGCCGCCGCCCGCGGCCTACCTGCCGCTCTCCGGCGGGCTGTACCGGGACTGCCTGATCCACGACTTCGACATGGTTCGCTGGGTGACGGGCCGTGAGGTGGCCCGGGTGTACGCCACCGGCTCGGACGCCGGACCCGCGATGTTCCGCGAGGCCGGCGACGTGGACACCGCGGCGGCGCTGCTGACCCTCGACGACGGCACCCTCGTCACGGCGACGGCGACCCGCTGCAACGGCGCCGGGTACGACGTGCGGATGGAGCTCGCCGGGGAGCTGGACCAGCTCGCGGTCGGCCTGGACGACCGCACCCCGCTGACCTCCGCAGAACCGCAGGGCCCCGCCGCCCCGGCCAAGCCCTGGCCGGGGTTCCTGGAACGCTTCGCCCCGGCGTACGAGGCCGAGCTGGACGCCTTCGTCCGGCTGGTGCGGGGCGAGGCGGCCAATCCGTGCGACGGGCGGGAGGCCCTGCACGCGCTGCGGGTCGCGGAGGCGTGCGAGGTCTCGCGCCGGGAGCGCCGGCCGGTGGAGCTGGCGGAGATCCCCGGGGGCTGA
- a CDS encoding cytochrome P450, with translation MTTEEAVDLGAMGDRFTRDPYSVYAELRARGPVHRVRIPEGAPAWLVVGYEEGRAALADQRLSKQWALASPDLGVSKVSSGTSMLSTDAPVHTRLRKLVTREFTPRRMQQLLPGVRRMTDELLDTMLALPGRRTDLVESLAFPLPMSVICELLGVPFLDRQAFRAWSNTAVSSIDAAARSAATADTSRYLAGLLDDKREQPGDDLMSALIHTADEDGDRLSADELMGMAWLLLVAGHETTVSLISNGVLALLTHPEQLEALRADPGLIDNAVEEMLRYAGPIETPTYRFTTGPLDIGGTVVPGGGELVLIAMADANRDPDRYPDPDRFDITRDARGHVAFGHGIHYCLGAPLARIEAAVAVGSLLERCPELALDTDPDTLTWRTGMLIRGPEALPVRW, from the coding sequence TTGACCACGGAAGAAGCAGTCGACCTCGGGGCGATGGGGGACAGGTTCACCCGCGACCCGTACAGCGTGTACGCGGAGCTGCGGGCCCGCGGCCCCGTCCACCGGGTCCGTATCCCGGAGGGCGCGCCCGCCTGGCTCGTCGTCGGGTACGAGGAGGGCCGGGCCGCGCTCGCGGACCAGCGGCTCTCCAAGCAGTGGGCCCTGGCCTCGCCCGACCTCGGCGTGAGCAAGGTCTCCTCCGGGACGTCCATGCTCAGTACGGACGCACCCGTGCACACCCGGCTGCGCAAGCTGGTCACCCGGGAGTTCACGCCGCGCCGCATGCAGCAACTCCTGCCGGGTGTGCGGCGAATGACCGACGAACTGCTCGACACGATGCTGGCGTTGCCCGGCCGCCGTACCGACCTCGTCGAGTCACTGGCGTTCCCGCTGCCGATGTCCGTCATCTGTGAACTGCTCGGCGTCCCCTTCCTGGACCGTCAGGCCTTCCGGGCGTGGTCCAACACCGCGGTGTCCTCCATCGACGCGGCGGCGCGGAGCGCGGCGACCGCCGACACGTCCCGCTATCTGGCCGGGCTCCTCGACGACAAGCGCGAACAGCCCGGCGACGACCTGATGAGCGCGCTGATCCACACGGCCGACGAGGACGGCGACCGGCTCTCGGCCGATGAACTGATGGGAATGGCCTGGCTGTTGCTCGTAGCAGGCCACGAGACCACGGTGAGCCTCATCTCCAACGGGGTGCTCGCCCTGCTCACCCACCCGGAGCAGCTCGAAGCGCTGCGGGCGGACCCCGGTCTGATCGACAACGCGGTGGAGGAGATGCTGCGTTACGCGGGCCCGATCGAGACCCCCACGTACCGCTTCACGACCGGCCCGCTCGACATCGGCGGCACGGTTGTCCCGGGCGGCGGCGAGCTGGTCCTGATCGCGATGGCCGACGCCAACCGCGACCCGGACCGCTACCCGGACCCGGACCGGTTCGACATCACCAGGGACGCCCGGGGGCATGTCGCCTTCGGCCACGGGATCCACTACTGCCTGGGCGCGCCGCTGGCCCGTATCGAGGCGGCGGTGGCGGTCGGATCACTGCTGGAGCGCTGCCCGGAGCTGGCGCTCGACACCGATCCGGACACGCTGACCTGGCGGACGGGGATGCTCATCAGGGGGCCGGAGGCACTGCCGGTCCGGTGGTGA
- a CDS encoding sugar ABC transporter substrate-binding protein, whose translation MGAVLAAVLGASLMGCSSTGGKRAEERAAQSAAEGRSAVNTPRWTFAMVTHSGDGDTFWDIVQKGAKMAADKDNINFLYSHNDEAQQQAQLVQAAIDKKVDGLIVTLAKPDAMKDVVAKATKAGIPVITVNSGVAESKQFGALTHIGQDESIAGEAVGEELNKRGRKKALCILHEQGNVGHEQRCAGAKKAFDGQIQNLYVEGTNMPDVQASIEAKLQADKDIDAVVTLGAPFADAAVKAKQTAGSKAEVDTFDLNAKVAAELKAKTLGFAVDQQPYLQGYEAVDLLWLYRYNRNVLGGGRPVLTGPQVITSADAAQLAEYADRGTR comes from the coding sequence ATGGGCGCCGTGCTTGCGGCGGTGCTCGGGGCTTCCCTCATGGGATGCAGCAGCACCGGCGGCAAGCGGGCGGAGGAGCGTGCGGCACAGTCCGCCGCCGAGGGCCGGTCCGCGGTGAACACGCCCCGCTGGACCTTCGCCATGGTCACCCACTCGGGCGACGGCGACACCTTCTGGGACATCGTCCAGAAGGGCGCCAAGATGGCGGCGGACAAGGACAACATCAACTTCCTGTACTCGCACAACGACGAGGCGCAGCAGCAGGCCCAGCTGGTCCAGGCCGCCATCGACAAGAAGGTCGACGGACTGATCGTCACGCTCGCCAAGCCCGACGCCATGAAGGACGTCGTCGCCAAGGCCACCAAGGCCGGCATCCCGGTGATCACGGTCAACTCGGGCGTCGCGGAGTCCAAGCAGTTCGGCGCGCTCACCCACATCGGCCAGGACGAGTCCATCGCCGGCGAGGCCGTCGGCGAGGAACTCAACAAGCGCGGCCGCAAGAAGGCCCTGTGCATCCTGCACGAGCAGGGCAACGTGGGCCACGAGCAGCGCTGCGCCGGAGCGAAGAAGGCCTTCGACGGCCAGATCCAGAACCTGTACGTCGAGGGCACCAACATGCCGGACGTCCAGGCCTCCATCGAGGCGAAGCTCCAGGCCGACAAGGACATCGACGCGGTCGTCACCCTCGGCGCGCCGTTCGCGGACGCCGCCGTCAAGGCGAAGCAGACGGCGGGCAGCAAGGCCGAGGTCGACACCTTCGACCTGAACGCCAAGGTCGCCGCGGAGCTGAAGGCCAAGACCCTCGGCTTCGCCGTCGACCAGCAGCCCTACCTCCAGGGGTACGAGGCCGTCGACCTGCTCTGGCTCTACCGCTACAACCGCAACGTGCTCGGCGGCGGCCGCCCGGTCCTCACCGGCCCCCAGGTCATCACCTCCGCCGACGCGGCCCAGCTCGCCGAGTACGCGGACCGGGGAACCCGATGA
- a CDS encoding PaaI family thioesterase — MTGLDLEMAQKVLDSQPFSGLVGARITAFGDGGATLEIDGREELQQQNGFLHGGVLAYAADNALTFAAGTALGPAVLTGGFSIQYLRPATGGGLVARAFVVHSGRRQAVVRCDLFTVDGSGAETLCAVAQGTVLNAASS, encoded by the coding sequence ATGACCGGACTCGACCTGGAGATGGCCCAGAAGGTGCTCGACAGCCAGCCGTTCAGCGGGCTCGTCGGCGCGCGGATCACCGCGTTCGGGGACGGCGGGGCCACGCTGGAGATCGACGGCCGTGAGGAACTCCAGCAGCAGAACGGGTTCCTGCACGGCGGGGTGCTCGCGTACGCCGCCGACAACGCGCTCACCTTCGCCGCCGGAACGGCACTCGGCCCGGCCGTGCTGACCGGCGGCTTCTCGATCCAGTACCTGCGGCCCGCCACCGGCGGCGGACTCGTCGCCCGCGCCTTCGTCGTCCACTCCGGCCGTCGGCAGGCGGTGGTGCGCTGCGATCTGTTCACCGTGGACGGGAGCGGGGCAGAAACCCTGTGCGCGGTCGCCCAGGGCACCGTGCTGAATGCCGCGTCGTCCTGA
- a CDS encoding ABC transporter permease has product MTAASGSSSPAGTDERLLRTSPLRKLLGRPELGSVVGALAVFLFFAIVADSFLRATSFGTVLYAASTIGIMAAPVALLMIGGEFDLSAGVMVTSSALISSMFSYQMTANVWGGVFVSLLVTLAIGAFNGFMLTRTKLPSFIITLGTFLMLTGLNLGFTKLISKTVSTKTIGNMEGFPSARKLFASYWTVGGVELKVTILWWAVLVAVATWILLRTRFGNWIYAVGGGADAARAVGVPVIRTKIGLYLGVAFAAWVSGQHLLFSYDVVQSGEGVGNELIYIIAAVIGGCLITGGYGSAIGSAVGAFIFGMTSKGIVYAEWNPDWFKFFLGAMLLLATLLNAWVRKRAEATK; this is encoded by the coding sequence ATGACCGCCGCCTCCGGATCCTCGTCGCCCGCCGGGACGGACGAGCGGCTGCTGCGCACCTCACCGCTGCGCAAGCTGCTCGGCCGCCCCGAGCTGGGCTCGGTCGTCGGCGCGCTGGCCGTCTTCCTCTTCTTCGCGATCGTCGCCGACAGCTTCCTGCGCGCCACCAGCTTCGGCACGGTGCTGTACGCGGCCTCCACCATCGGGATCATGGCCGCGCCGGTGGCGCTGCTGATGATCGGCGGCGAGTTCGACCTCTCGGCGGGGGTGATGGTCACCAGCTCCGCGCTGATCTCGTCGATGTTCAGCTACCAGATGACGGCGAACGTCTGGGGCGGCGTCTTCGTTTCGCTGCTGGTCACGCTCGCCATCGGCGCGTTCAACGGCTTCATGCTGACCCGTACCAAACTGCCGAGCTTCATCATCACGCTCGGTACGTTCCTGATGCTGACCGGCCTGAACCTCGGCTTCACCAAGCTGATCAGCAAAACGGTCTCGACGAAGACCATCGGCAACATGGAGGGCTTCCCCTCCGCCCGCAAGCTCTTCGCCTCCTACTGGACCGTCGGCGGCGTCGAGCTCAAGGTGACCATCCTGTGGTGGGCGGTCCTCGTCGCCGTCGCCACCTGGATCCTGCTCCGCACCCGCTTCGGGAACTGGATCTACGCGGTCGGCGGCGGCGCCGACGCGGCCCGCGCGGTCGGCGTCCCGGTGATCCGGACGAAGATCGGGCTCTACCTCGGGGTCGCCTTCGCAGCCTGGGTCTCCGGACAGCACCTGCTGTTCAGCTATGACGTGGTGCAGTCCGGCGAGGGTGTCGGCAACGAGCTGATCTACATCATCGCGGCGGTCATCGGCGGCTGCCTGATCACCGGCGGCTACGGCTCCGCCATCGGCTCGGCGGTCGGCGCCTTCATCTTCGGCATGACCAGCAAGGGCATCGTGTACGCGGAGTGGAACCCGGACTGGTTCAAGTTCTTCCTCGGAGCGATGCTGCTCCTGGCCACCCTGCTCAACGCATGGGTACGCAAGCGCGCGGAGGCGACGAAATGA